In the genome of Helicobacter kayseriensis, one region contains:
- a CDS encoding DUF6394 family protein, translating into MDWGRVFFIFFSLMSLTSVIGYVYNESLVMLFIAAAVNFISTTLKIGVKNMLSSEMLASSLVVDLHLIPAFLFYQLAGDLEMTNALAIGALAASVFSVALMLIECAKSKDSDY; encoded by the coding sequence ATGGATTGGGGTCGAGTATTTTTTATATTTTTTAGTTTGATGAGTTTGACATCAGTGATTGGTTATGTTTATAATGAAAGCTTAGTGATGCTCTTTATTGCTGCTGCTGTCAATTTCATCTCTACAACATTAAAAATCGGTGTCAAAAATATGTTGTCTTCTGAAATGCTTGCGAGTTCTTTGGTTGTGGATTTGCATTTGATACCTGCTTTTTTGTTTTATCAGCTAGCTGGAGATCTTGAGATGACCAATGCTCTTGCAATTGGTGCTTTGGCTGCAAGTGTGTTTTCTGTCGCTCTTATGTTGATTGAGTGTGCAAAAAGCAAAGATTCTGATTATTAG
- the secF gene encoding protein translocase subunit SecF translates to MELIKNNKIIDFVKYSYFTFAISLLLIVGSICLIAFKGFSFGVDFSGGTLVQIQYTNDAPLAQIRSLLERDANFKGSQVSEFGSKQEILIKIPFSPNLKTSDVDAQISKLLEQSGTFEIRRVDSVGPKVGKELKEKGILALSLAMLAILAYVSFRYEWKFALAAVLALFHDVLISSACIILFKVDFNLEVVAALLTIIGYSINDTIIIFDRIREQVIGGKANDLKSVINDGLSSTLSRTLLTSLTVLFVVATLYVFGGEIIVGFSLPMLVGVVVGTYSSLFFAPRLIILFGFSLQDYRSKLLEKQKRAKEKQKMREMYENGRV, encoded by the coding sequence ATGGAGCTCATTAAAAATAATAAAATTATAGATTTTGTTAAATACAGTTATTTTACTTTTGCGATTTCTTTGCTCTTGATTGTGGGATCCATTTGTCTAATTGCATTTAAGGGGTTTAGTTTTGGGGTAGATTTTTCTGGAGGGACACTGGTTCAGATTCAATATACCAATGATGCACCTCTTGCGCAAATAAGATCTTTGCTTGAAAGGGATGCCAACTTTAAGGGTTCTCAGGTTAGTGAATTTGGCTCCAAGCAAGAAATTCTTATTAAAATACCTTTTTCGCCAAATCTAAAGACATCCGACGTGGATGCACAGATCAGCAAACTTTTAGAGCAGAGCGGGACATTTGAGATTCGTCGCGTTGATTCGGTGGGTCCAAAAGTTGGAAAAGAGCTCAAAGAGAAGGGCATCTTGGCTTTAAGTTTGGCAATGCTTGCTATTTTGGCCTATGTGTCTTTTCGATATGAATGGAAATTTGCTCTTGCTGCTGTTTTGGCACTCTTTCATGATGTTCTTATCTCTTCGGCGTGTATTATTCTATTTAAAGTTGATTTCAATCTTGAGGTAGTCGCTGCTCTTCTTACAATCATCGGATATTCCATTAATGACACGATTATTATTTTTGATCGCATTAGAGAGCAAGTGATTGGCGGGAAGGCAAATGACTTGAAATCTGTGATCAATGATGGATTGTCCTCCACTCTTTCTCGTACGCTTTTGACTTCTTTGACTGTGTTGTTTGTGGTTGCGACACTTTATGTTTTTGGTGGAGAGATTATTGTTGGTTTTAGCTTGCCTATGCTTGTAGGTGTTGTTGTGGGCACATATAGCTCACTCTTTTTTGCTCCGCGCTTAATTATTCTCTTTGGTTTTAGTTTGCAAGATTATCGTTCTAAGCTTCTTGAAAAACAAAAGCGTGCCAAAGAGAAACAAAAAATGCGTGAAATGTATGAAAATGGACGAGTTTAA
- the yajC gene encoding preprotein translocase subunit YajC — protein sequence MEQNSVTGILTSLVPFVAIFAIFYFLFIRPQRNQQKKHKEMLESLKAGDKVVSYGGVFCEIIKVEEKFFTVRSGESIMQIAREYVAYKVEQ from the coding sequence ATGGAGCAAAACAGCGTAACAGGAATCTTGACTTCTCTTGTCCCTTTTGTGGCGATTTTTGCTATTTTTTATTTTTTGTTTATTCGACCACAAAGAAATCAGCAAAAAAAGCATAAAGAAATGCTTGAGTCTTTAAAAGCTGGCGATAAAGTTGTCTCATATGGTGGAGTTTTTTGTGAGATTATTAAAGTTGAGGAGAAGTTTTTTACAGTGCGATCTGGTGAAAGCATTATGCAGATTGCTAGAGAGTATGTTGCTTATAAAGTTGAGCAATAG
- the leuS gene encoding leucine--tRNA ligase — MQEYNPKEIEQKWQKQWLDQGSFEWSDDLNLPKKYILSMFPYPSGSIHMGHVRNYCIGDAMARHYRKKGFNVLHPIGWDAFGMPAENAAIKHGIHPKDWTYSNISAMKEQLMKLGFSFAQENELATCDEDYTHWEQKFFIDMWNAGLIYRKKAMLNWCPNDQTVLANEQVIDGKCWRCDTEVVQKEMYQYYIKITDFAQDLLDDLATLEGKWPAQVIHMQRNWIGKSSGLEFSFDLAEEGREKTQISSLKVFTTRPDTIFGVSYCAIAPEHEIIKALFDSLPLESQERIRAMQNTNARHRAMAKKEGIPLGISVIHPLSQEKIPLWVANFVLGDYGSGAVMGVPAHDERDFEFASLYEIPLKQVIECDCLPYTDEGRLINSGKFDGLCGVEAKKAVIAYFEFQGLGKEVVNFKLRDWGISRQRYWGTPIPLVHCSSCGIVPETNLPVLLPYDVKIDGEGNPLQKHPTWKECQCPKCGKSAVRETDTMDTFMESSWYFLRYCTPKHMRQERALDSESLRYWLNVDEYIGGVEHAILHLLYARFFTKVLKSLGYVEISEPFENLLTQGMVLKDGAKMSKSKGNVVDPNAIIEAYGADSARLFVLFAAPPTKELEWNDDALRGAYRFIRRLWDQSKLISPTQVQPVIDASTLSKEEKYARKKVYEAYKKSEEIFDKVIAGYPFNTLISSCMEALNALGEQKNPLIWTEGYYVLLSILEPVIPHVCHELSALYFCGENLKKITFDPLALQEEMQIMIVSINGKKRAEIEISKGMEKEAILELAKQAAARWIEGDISKEIYVPNKLINFVLK, encoded by the coding sequence ATGCAAGAATATAATCCAAAAGAAATAGAGCAAAAGTGGCAAAAGCAATGGCTAGATCAAGGTAGTTTTGAATGGAGTGATGATTTAAATCTTCCTAAGAAATATATCTTAAGCATGTTTCCCTATCCGAGTGGATCAATCCATATGGGACATGTAAGAAATTATTGTATTGGCGATGCGATGGCGAGGCATTATCGCAAAAAGGGTTTTAATGTTTTGCACCCCATTGGATGGGATGCGTTTGGAATGCCTGCAGAAAATGCAGCAATCAAACACGGAATCCATCCCAAAGATTGGACTTATTCTAATATTTCTGCAATGAAAGAACAACTAATGAAGCTAGGCTTCTCCTTTGCGCAAGAAAATGAATTGGCAACATGTGATGAGGATTATACGCATTGGGAGCAGAAGTTCTTTATTGATATGTGGAATGCTGGATTGATTTATCGCAAAAAAGCGATGCTTAATTGGTGTCCCAATGATCAAACTGTACTTGCAAACGAACAGGTGATTGATGGCAAATGCTGGAGATGTGATACAGAGGTTGTGCAAAAAGAGATGTATCAGTATTACATCAAGATTACAGATTTTGCACAAGATTTGCTTGATGATTTGGCGACTTTAGAGGGAAAATGGCCCGCTCAAGTGATACATATGCAAAGAAATTGGATTGGAAAGTCTAGTGGGTTGGAATTTAGCTTTGACCTTGCTGAAGAGGGAAGAGAAAAAACTCAGATTTCATCTCTTAAGGTATTTACAACGCGCCCTGATACAATCTTTGGAGTGAGCTATTGTGCCATTGCTCCAGAGCATGAGATCATTAAGGCGCTCTTTGATTCTCTGCCTTTGGAATCTCAAGAAAGAATTAGGGCGATGCAAAATACAAATGCACGCCATCGTGCAATGGCAAAAAAAGAGGGTATTCCTTTGGGAATCAGTGTTATTCACCCCTTGAGCCAAGAAAAAATCCCACTTTGGGTGGCAAATTTTGTTCTTGGGGATTATGGAAGTGGGGCTGTGATGGGTGTGCCTGCTCATGATGAAAGAGATTTTGAATTTGCCTCTTTATATGAGATCCCGCTTAAGCAAGTGATTGAGTGTGATTGTCTGCCTTATACCGATGAGGGTAGGCTCATTAATAGTGGGAAATTTGATGGTTTATGTGGAGTAGAAGCCAAAAAGGCAGTGATTGCTTATTTTGAATTTCAAGGGTTGGGAAAAGAAGTTGTGAATTTCAAGCTTCGAGACTGGGGAATTTCCCGTCAAAGATATTGGGGGACACCAATTCCTTTAGTGCATTGCTCATCATGTGGAATCGTGCCTGAGACTAATCTCCCAGTTCTTCTTCCTTATGATGTAAAAATTGATGGAGAGGGAAATCCATTGCAAAAACACCCTACTTGGAAAGAATGCCAATGTCCAAAATGCGGGAAGAGTGCTGTGCGTGAAACAGACACGATGGATACTTTTATGGAGTCAAGCTGGTATTTTTTGCGTTATTGCACTCCCAAACATATGCGACAAGAGAGAGCGCTTGATTCTGAGTCTTTGCGGTATTGGCTTAATGTTGATGAATATATTGGTGGTGTGGAGCATGCGATTTTGCATTTATTGTATGCGAGGTTTTTTACAAAGGTCTTAAAATCATTGGGCTATGTTGAGATTTCTGAACCTTTTGAGAATCTGCTTACACAAGGTATGGTTCTTAAAGATGGAGCCAAGATGAGCAAGAGCAAGGGAAATGTTGTTGACCCTAATGCGATTATTGAGGCATATGGGGCAGATAGTGCAAGGTTATTTGTTCTCTTTGCCGCTCCTCCGACAAAAGAATTGGAGTGGAATGATGATGCTTTGAGGGGGGCATATCGCTTCATTAGGCGTTTGTGGGATCAATCAAAGCTCATTTCTCCCACTCAAGTTCAGCCCGTGATTGATGCATCAACTTTGAGCAAAGAAGAAAAATATGCCCGCAAAAAGGTTTATGAGGCATATAAAAAGAGTGAAGAAATCTTTGATAAGGTGATTGCTGGATATCCTTTTAATACCTTAATTAGCTCTTGTATGGAGGCGCTCAATGCCTTGGGTGAGCAAAAGAATCCTTTGATTTGGACTGAGGGATATTATGTGCTTTTATCTATTTTGGAACCTGTGATTCCACATGTGTGCCATGAACTAAGTGCTTTATATTTTTGTGGAGAGAATCTTAAGAAAATCACTTTTGATCCTTTGGCTCTTCAAGAAGAGATGCAAATAATGATTGTGAGCATCAATGGAAAGAAAAGAGCTGAGATCGAAATTTCAAAAGGAATGGAAAAGGAGGCAATTTTAGAGCTTGCAAAACAAGCGGCTGCTCGATGGATTGAAGGTGATATCAGCAAAGAGATTTA
- the secD gene encoding protein translocase subunit SecD, whose amino-acid sequence MVMLNSRLIVFVLSGILGLLLSLPSSFPISGPRINLGLDLQGGLTMLLDVDTQKAVQSKYDSLATAIGFEAKQAKILIGKLEVKDNILHFELLDLDEKQKMDDILSKLGGLEFSFEQNGDYQVLFSQTEIENIKKSAIDQAIGTIRNRLDLFGLAEPSVTRQGQENILVQLPGIKNQEEEKRAIDLISKSAHLQMMAVDENRNMRVEAMSEAEAKKYGDVILPFVEGGGKILLKAVPIIDGEMITDARVAYDQNSQPVVSFTLDSRGAQLFGDFSGNNVGKRMAIVLDGKVYSAPVIRERIGGGSGQISGNFTPQEASDLAIALRSGALSAPVQVIEKRSVGPSLGADSIKASMIALFSGFVLVLIFMIAYYAMAGVIAVSALVINIVLIVAIMASLGATLTLPGMAGIVLTVGMAVDANIIINERLREALREGKNIVQAIKEGYANASRAIFDSNLTTILAALLLYVYGSGAIKGFAITMAIGIIVSVLTAIVGTQGIYIALEKKIAKSKNLSFWFGVKYGAH is encoded by the coding sequence ATAGTGATGTTAAATTCTAGATTAATTGTTTTTGTTTTATCTGGAATTCTTGGGCTTTTATTGAGCCTTCCTTCATCTTTCCCCATTTCTGGCCCAAGGATTAATCTTGGGCTTGATTTGCAGGGGGGACTTACAATGCTTTTGGATGTGGATACCCAAAAGGCTGTGCAATCCAAATATGATTCTTTGGCAACAGCAATTGGCTTTGAGGCAAAGCAGGCAAAAATTTTGATTGGCAAACTTGAAGTTAAAGATAATATCTTGCATTTTGAGCTTTTGGATCTTGATGAAAAGCAAAAAATGGATGATATTTTAAGCAAGCTTGGTGGCCTTGAGTTTTCTTTTGAGCAGAATGGGGATTATCAAGTTTTATTTTCTCAAACAGAAATAGAAAACATCAAGAAAAGTGCTATTGATCAAGCGATTGGAACAATACGCAATCGACTTGATTTGTTTGGTTTGGCTGAGCCAAGTGTCACGCGCCAAGGGCAAGAAAATATTTTAGTTCAATTGCCAGGTATCAAAAATCAAGAGGAAGAAAAGAGAGCAATTGATTTAATTTCAAAATCTGCACATTTGCAGATGATGGCTGTTGATGAAAATCGCAATATGCGTGTTGAGGCAATGAGTGAAGCTGAGGCAAAAAAATACGGAGATGTGATTTTGCCATTTGTTGAGGGAGGTGGAAAGATTTTGCTTAAGGCGGTGCCTATTATTGATGGGGAAATGATTACAGACGCAAGAGTAGCTTATGATCAAAACTCACAACCTGTTGTTTCCTTTACTCTTGATTCTAGAGGAGCGCAACTTTTTGGAGATTTTTCTGGAAACAATGTGGGAAAAAGAATGGCAATCGTTTTGGATGGAAAGGTGTATTCTGCTCCTGTGATTAGAGAAAGAATCGGTGGAGGAAGTGGGCAAATTAGCGGAAATTTCACCCCACAAGAAGCAAGCGATCTTGCGATTGCCTTGCGAAGTGGTGCTCTTTCTGCTCCAGTTCAGGTTATAGAAAAGCGAAGTGTAGGACCAAGTCTAGGAGCTGATAGCATTAAGGCTTCTATGATCGCACTTTTTAGTGGCTTTGTTTTGGTGCTTATTTTTATGATTGCTTATTATGCAATGGCGGGTGTCATTGCTGTGTCGGCATTGGTGATTAATATTGTTTTGATTGTTGCTATTATGGCCAGTCTTGGTGCCACTCTTACTCTTCCGGGGATGGCTGGGATTGTTTTGACTGTTGGAATGGCTGTTGATGCCAATATTATTATCAATGAGCGTCTAAGAGAGGCTTTGCGAGAAGGGAAGAATATCGTTCAGGCTATTAAAGAGGGGTATGCTAATGCCTCAAGGGCAATTTTTGATTCTAATCTCACAACAATTCTTGCAGCTCTCTTGCTTTATGTTTATGGCTCTGGAGCCATTAAGGGTTTTGCAATCACGATGGCTATTGGAATCATTGTTTCTGTTTTGACTGCAATTGTTGGAACACAAGGAATCTATATCGCTTTGGAGAAAAAAATCGCCAAAAGCAAAAATCTATCTTTTTGGTTTGGGGTAAAGTATGGAGCTCATTAA